The uncultured Trichococcus sp. DNA window CCCTTTATGCAAGCCGACCTTGATCAGTACGGCTTCCGATATCGGAAAGGCGTACTCCCCGTCAATGAAGACGTTGAAACGGTCCTTGCGTTTTTTCTGGACAGTAATTTTTGTTACGACAGGCAATTTTTCAGCCTGTTCCTCGGTATGGTCCATTCTATACATCCTTTCGGCGAATCTCACTTGCTATTATACACACAAAAACCGAAAGGAACAAAACGTATGTTCGAAATCGTTTCGGTACCTACCCAACTCAAAAAAAACACCAACAGCCACAATAGGGCCATTGGTGTTTCCATCAATCACAGAGCCGGTTTCGGTTTGTTCGTCTTTTCATAATCAGGCTCGATATCATCCGCATCTTCGCCGGCTTCGGCAGCGACCGTATCGCCTCCGAACGGATCTTTGGAAAACTGTTCCTGCTTTTCCTCAAGTTCAGGCAAGGAATCCTCCACATCAAACTGCATCTCCGGCAAACGGTGACTGTCTTCCGCCATCGCAGGATCCGCCACAGTTTCCGCTTCGATCGGTTGGCCGGTGATGTCGTCGGTCGCATCGGCTGGCTGAGTCGGTGCCGCAGCTCCGGTTTCGCTGACTTCCAGTTTTTTCTCAGCTTCGAGGGAGTGAGCCGGTACATCACCGACTTCCTCGCTGTCGGCGGAGGTCCAATCCGGCTTCGTGGCAGTGACAGCCGCAACAGGGACGGCTTTTTCGTCAGGCAGAATGCCATCGCGGACAAGAAAATCGGCATGCTCATCGTTGATCGGAGCGGCATCGTCGATCAACAGCAGCAATTCGCCGTCATCCAAAGCATCCTCAAACCGTTCGTACGTATCCTCATCGATACCGTAACGCTCGAAAATCGCTTCCTCCTCTTCCTCGTCCAAATCCACCGTAAAGAATTTCACTATCTTGTCCCACAAGGAATCTTCCTCGCGGTCTTCGCCGGTTACGATGACCTGCACCGCCGTCTCCTCCGTGATGAAATTGCTTTTGCCGTTGCGGGTAATGACCAGCAGTTGCTCAGGCGCATAGCCCTCATGCTTGATCAGATGCGTGATTTCATCGATCAGCATTTCCTGATTGGCAAAGGTACCTTCGATTCTCTTGTCCATTTCGATTCCTCCCGTTACTGAAGATTTGTTCTTTGCATTCATTTTAAGACACTTCCACGTTAATCACAAATGATAGCCTTTTCCGACACAGGCAAAACAGCAGCTTCTGCGATTACTCAGCGCACTGCATTCCGCAGGTGCGGCAGATCAGCGTAGAGGTTTTCCCGCAGCAGATGCAACGCCTCGTCCGTCACCGGATTGTCACGCAACGAAGGATGGCGCAAAGCCGTTTCAGCCAAAGAAAACTGAACAATTTGGATATATTCATCCATCGGAATCGTCGAAAACCGAGCAGCATTTGCGTGTAAAGCGTTCCCCAGCAGATTGTACTCGCCCTCTTCTTTCATTCCATCAGTGTAATCGAAATTTGTCAGGACGCTGTGCAAAAGGTGATTTTGACGATGGACAGTTTGGCTGGCTTGTTTGACTTTATCGGCGAAAAATTGCGGACGCACCGGCAAGTGGAAAACATGCTGATTCACGAAGTGGACTTCCACTCCCTTTTCCCCTTTTAAAGTCCGGGAATGCAGCACCTTTGAAAGGTTGATCCAAGAACTGTTTTTGCGGGTCGGACCGCTCAACGGCAAAAATCGGTACCTTCCAAAAATATAGGGAACACAATGGGTATCCTTGCCGCTGACCCGCGTCGAAATCCCGCGAATGAAATCATAATCGAAACCGATCAGTTCAAACAAAGAGAACATCACATTGTTGCTGTTTTCGCGCGTTTTGATGAGGCGACCGTCTTTGAAAAAAATGAGCGTGCGGAAGTCGGTCTGGTGCAGTTGAGGATCCAAGCTCATAATGTACAGAAATGAGTCATCCAGCACAAACCGATCCAAAGCCCAAGCCCGATCCAAATAAGGCTGGGTGCTTTCCGGATCGAGCAAA harbors:
- a CDS encoding general stress protein, coding for MDKRIEGTFANQEMLIDEITHLIKHEGYAPEQLLVITRNGKSNFITEETAVQVIVTGEDREEDSLWDKIVKFFTVDLDEEEEEAIFERYGIDEDTYERFEDALDDGELLLLIDDAAPINDEHADFLVRDGILPDEKAVPVAAVTATKPDWTSADSEEVGDVPAHSLEAEKKLEVSETGAAAPTQPADATDDITGQPIEAETVADPAMAEDSHRLPEMQFDVEDSLPELEEKQEQFSKDPFGGDTVAAEAGEDADDIEPDYEKTNKPKPAL
- a CDS encoding competence protein ComK, coding for MGKKTGKNYSNDQKRQANEQPMMEQRGKNNVGKSTAELLAQAFTNGAKNEQNAGPSFDIELWETILSGLRTSLQESASIQSQKETEEPFFVLLDPESTQPYLDRAWALDRFVLDDSFLYIMSLDPQLHQTDFRTLIFFKDGRLIKTRENSNNVMFSLFELIGFDYDFIRGISTRVSGKDTHCVPYIFGRYRFLPLSGPTRKNSSWINLSKVLHSRTLKGEKGVEVHFVNQHVFHLPVRPQFFADKVKQASQTVHRQNHLLHSVLTNFDYTDGMKEEGEYNLLGNALHANAARFSTIPMDEYIQIVQFSLAETALRHPSLRDNPVTDEALHLLRENLYADLPHLRNAVR